AAAAACGACGCCCGCGCCACCGGCCGGTCGTCGGTCTCCGCCGTGGAGCCGGAGTCGTCCCCGCCCGGGCCCGCGCTGCCGATACATCCGGACAGAGCGACCGCAGTGGTCGCTCCCGCCGCCGCTCCCAGAAACGATCGCCGCGTGTGTCGCGCCATGTTATTATTCTTAACGACTAATCTAATAACAGTTGTGAACTAGAATAAGGTAATTATTAAACGGACGGACACAGGTGCCGACGGTTCGAGCGGGGCCAGCGGGGCTCGGAAGGGGCAGGTGGACGGTACGGGGGCGAAGCGGTGACGAACCCGTGAGTCCAAAGGTCTAAGCCCCGTCGTCGCCAACGTCGAGGTACTATGAGCACAGAGACCGAGGACGGCGACGACCTGCGCGAGCGCATCTCGAACTTCCTGCGGCGGAACTTCCCGCAGATCCAGATGCACGGCGGGTCGGCGGCCATCGAGGAGATCGACCGCGAGAGCGGCTCCGTGACGATCCAGCTCGGCGGCGCCTGCTCGGGGTGCGGCATCTCCCCGATGACGATCCAGGCGATCAAGACCCGCATGACCAAGGAGATCCCCGAGATCGAGACGGTCAACGCCCGCACCGGCGGCGGCATGGGCGGCGAGGAGGGCATGATGGGCGCCGACACCGGCCCCTCGATGCCCGGCGACTCCCGCGGCGGCGACATCGGCGGCGACGACGACGAAGGCCCCGAAGCCCCGTTCTGAGGCCGTCCCCTCGGTTCACCTTCTCGCGTTTTTCGCGGCGGACAGCCGCGGCGCCGTCGCTTTCGGTGGCGGAGACCGGGACAGACCCCGAGCTACAGCCCCAGCGCCGTCGTGACCGGGACCCCGGCGGCGACGGCGCCGACGAGGTACCCGCCCAGCACGCCGGCGTTCAGCGGCGGGAGGCCGGCGTGGGCGCCCTCGACGCGGTGGACGAGATACAGCAGGCCGGCCATCCCGACCAGCCCGCCGACCAGCGCCCCGAGGGCGGGCGCGTTGGCGTTGAGCGCCGGGACGACGGTGGGGGCGTCGAGAAAGCGGCCCGCGCTCACGGCGAGCATCCCCGGGATGATCGCGTCGCCCAGTCCCAGCAGCGCGACCTCCGAGCGGGCCGGTGACGCGGCGCCCTCGGGCGGCCGGTCGCCGTCGGCCGTGTCGGGCGCGCCGTCCGCTGAACTCTCGTCCCCGCCCATCAGGTCGAACTCGGGGTCGCGCATCGAGAACGAGCGGGAGTGGGGGACGACGAAGACGATGGGCGCCTTCAGGTCGCCGAGGCCGGCGGCGAGTTCCTGCATGTGGCCGGAGACGTAGACGGCGTAGGCGTCGTAGCCGGCCCACGCGACCAGCAGGACGACGACCGGGAGCGGCCCGAAGCCGAGGCCGAGCATCGGGATGGCCGCGGCGCCGAACACGACGGCCGCGATGTCGTTGACGTACCACTCGGGATAGGTCCAGAGGACGGCGAACGTGACCGCGGCGACCGCGATCGAGGCGGGACTGGTCGGCAGTCCCATCGCGACGCTCCCGCTCGCGGCGATCTCGCCGACGCCGGTCAGCGCGACGAACGCGACGGCGGTGAGCGTGCTGGCCGACCCCAGCAGGAAGGCGCGGACGAGCGCCTCGCCGTAGCCGTAGCGGAAGGCGGCGACCATCCCCGCGGTGGCGACCAGCAGTATCGCCGCGAAGACGCCCACGTTCCCCACGTTCCCGGGGTCCTCGAACATGGCCAGTCCCATCGCGGCGACCTCGTCGGTCAGCGCGAGCCCGAGGACGATGGTCGCGGCGTACAGCGCCACGATCCCGACGTAGGCGTAGGTCCCCGACGGGATGCCCGTGGTCTCCTCGGCCGCTCCGGCGGGCCGTTCGCTCATCGGCCGGCCCCCCGGCGGACCGCCGTCGTCGGTTCCCCGCGCGCCGCCAGCCGTTGCATGGTCGGCGACGAGGGCCACCGCCGGCAAATACTTCCCGGAGTCGGCGTCGGACCGGCGGCCCGCGGCCGGCCGACCAGCGGGCGACCGCCGGACCACGGAGTTTAATTCCGTGCGTCGCGCTCACCCACCCATGAGCGAGACAGACGGTCCGGGGAACGTCCTGTTCGTCGTCATGGACACGGTCCGCCAGAGCCACCTCTCGGTGTACGGCTACGACCGGCCGACGACGCCGAACCTGGAGGCCTTCGCCGACGACGCCCGCGTCTTCGAGGAGGCCGTCGCGCCGGCGCCCTGGACCCTGCCCGTCCACGCCTCGCTGTTCACCGGGCTCTACCCCACCCAGCACGGCGCCACCCAGGAGAACCCCTACCTGGAGGGCGCCACCACGCTCGCCGAGTCGCTGTCCGCGGCGGGCTACGCCACCGCCTGCTACTCCTCGAACGCCTGGATCACCCCCTACACCAACCTCGCCGACGGCTTCGACGACCAGGACAACTTCTTCCAGGTCATGCCCGGCGACTTCCTCTCGGGTCCGCTGGCGAAGGTCTGGAAGACGATGAACGACAACGACACCCTGCGGAGCGTCGCCGACCGCCTGGTGGAACTCGGCAACACCGCCCACGAGTACTTCGCCGAGAGCGGCGGCGGCGACACCAAGACCCCCGAGATCGTCGACCGCGTCCAGGACTTCGTCGAGGACAGCGAGGAGTCCGGCGACGAGTGGTTCTCCTTTATCAACCTGATGGACGCCCACCTGCCGTACCACCCGCCCGACGAGTTCGCCGAGGAGTTCGCCCCCGGCGTCGACTCCACCGAGGTCTGCCAGAACTCCAAGGAGTACAACTCCGGCGCCCGCGACATCGACGACGACGAGTGGGAGGCCATCCGGGGCCTCTACGACGCCGAGATCGCCCACATCGACCACCACCTCGGCCGGCTGTTCGACTGGCTGCAGGAGACCGACCGCTGGGAGGACACGCTGGTCGTGGTCTGCGCCGACCACGGCGAGCTGTTCGGCGAGCACGGCCTCTACGGCCACGAGTTCGGCATCTACGACCCGCTGGTCAACGTCCCGCTGCTGGTCAAACACCCCGAGCTGGACGCCGAGCGCGACACGGAGACCCAGGTCGAACTGC
Above is a genomic segment from Halosimplex halophilum containing:
- a CDS encoding NifU family protein, with the translated sequence MSTETEDGDDLRERISNFLRRNFPQIQMHGGSAAIEEIDRESGSVTIQLGGACSGCGISPMTIQAIKTRMTKEIPEIETVNARTGGGMGGEEGMMGADTGPSMPGDSRGGDIGGDDDEGPEAPF
- a CDS encoding presenilin family intramembrane aspartyl protease PSH — translated: MSERPAGAAEETTGIPSGTYAYVGIVALYAATIVLGLALTDEVAAMGLAMFEDPGNVGNVGVFAAILLVATAGMVAAFRYGYGEALVRAFLLGSASTLTAVAFVALTGVGEIAASGSVAMGLPTSPASIAVAAVTFAVLWTYPEWYVNDIAAVVFGAAAIPMLGLGFGPLPVVVLLVAWAGYDAYAVYVSGHMQELAAGLGDLKAPIVFVVPHSRSFSMRDPEFDLMGGDESSADGAPDTADGDRPPEGAASPARSEVALLGLGDAIIPGMLAVSAGRFLDAPTVVPALNANAPALGALVGGLVGMAGLLYLVHRVEGAHAGLPPLNAGVLGGYLVGAVAAGVPVTTALGL
- a CDS encoding sulfatase, with the translated sequence MSETDGPGNVLFVVMDTVRQSHLSVYGYDRPTTPNLEAFADDARVFEEAVAPAPWTLPVHASLFTGLYPTQHGATQENPYLEGATTLAESLSAAGYATACYSSNAWITPYTNLADGFDDQDNFFQVMPGDFLSGPLAKVWKTMNDNDTLRSVADRLVELGNTAHEYFAESGGGDTKTPEIVDRVQDFVEDSEESGDEWFSFINLMDAHLPYHPPDEFAEEFAPGVDSTEVCQNSKEYNSGARDIDDDEWEAIRGLYDAEIAHIDHHLGRLFDWLQETDRWEDTLVVVCADHGELFGEHGLYGHEFGIYDPLVNVPLLVKHPELDAERDTETQVELQDLYHTVLDHAGVDADAGGEPFDRARSLLDSDYREFAGVDAPRGADSRFSAHDAGELDGYAFVDYHRPVVELNQLESKASAAGIELDTDSRFYSRMRAARRPDGKYIRNERIPDEAYRLDTDPDELDDLADTDDEVIAATEEALVTFESEMDGEWADVTDEDVLDDMGEEAKDRLSDLGYIE